The proteins below are encoded in one region of Scleropages formosus chromosome 19, fSclFor1.1, whole genome shotgun sequence:
- the LOC108939135 gene encoding dnaJ homolog subfamily C member 14-like — translation MDTPCVVPRNAQETKCGPQAAGMGGSRPGNIVYHELLHPCQSCAAAVLESGEGMEDRDRPVVKGDAFESMKDGLQDEEIFQQPAQEQTKAAHSLNELENVDLGISKASPSRCGCPHYSDSFCCVLNRAVESGECVRKGSCHCVSAGEAVGSSEVVSSCQDTSTFQQEESSGTVFEAFGESERASGRQEEEEGKFPGHSKCERDFDDKEEQRVCGGSESRDSRTRRVSSARRSAGGKRGQRRSSGVLTSLSGDAEQSQQAVSFFSKLTSSSGGRQRQARRRTHQHHQGALGRLVVSRIAHSCHRLLADFLCPWCLSCVAMVVDLIVMAAHRCGEGVEAAGLVLCNSCSQLLCKATDLPAMKAEASHFLQCMSCAVLALTAWTVGAATWGYRLGLSCLRVFHMTVLLGSVWLSGFLGKLGGERGRQWWASLWHSRVFGWVTVMWEKARSGSQESPSTPKPLSEAGRVYAGQELERLLTLAHIPEDELDPFAVLGVEADASDPELKRAYRQLAVLVHPDKNKHPSAGDAFKVLRAAWDIVSNPETRREYQMRRMAESELSKSMNEFLAKLQEDLKEAMNTMMCTRCEGKHRRFEMERDPSQARFCAECNTHHSAEEGDFWAESSMLGLRITYFALIDGKVYDITEWAGCQRIGISPDSHRVPYHISFGSKNSSSATRHKDLSESPPGPASPADLQDFFNRIFQGTPSNGMGASGGFFSNTPPPHQPHGPAATAGSSFTTPPSQTGSFGPGGPRSEGAKATRRRKKVRRPFQR, via the exons ATGGATACGCCTTGCGTTGTGCCAAGGAATGCCCAGGAGACCAAGTGTGGGCCTCAGGCTGCTGGCATGGGAGGCAGCCGCCCAGGGAACATAGTGTATCATGAGCTGCTGCACCCCTGTCAGTCCTGTGCTGCCGCTGTTCTGGAGTCAGGCGAAGGCATGGAGGACAGGGATAGGCCCGTGGTGAAAGGCGATGCCTTTGAGTCCATGAAGGATGGCCTACAGGATGAGGAGATCTTCCAGCAGCCAGCGCAAGAACAGACAAAGGCTGCACACTCCCTGAATGAGCTTGAGAATGTAGACCTGGGGATATCCAAAGCGTCTCCCTCAAGGTGTGGGTGTCCTCACTACTCTGATAGCTTCTGCTGTGTGCTTAACAGAGCTGTTGAATCTGGAGAGTGTGTACGGAAGGGGAGCTGCCACTGCGTTTCTGCTGGAGAAGCGGTGGGTAGCTCTGAGGTTGTCTCCTCCTGTCAGGACACTTCCACTTTTCAGCAGGAGGAGAGTAGTGGGACTGTCTTTGAAGCTTttggagagagtgagagagccAGTGgaagacaggaggaggaggagggaaaattCCCTGGACACAGCAAATGTGAGAGGGATTTTGATGACAAGGAGGAGCAGAGAGTGTGCGGAGGAAGTGAGAGCAGGGATTCAAGAACACGGAGGGTCTCAAGTGCACGCCGGTCTGCTGGAGGGAAAAGAGGCCAGAGGCGGAGCAGTGGGGTTTTGACATCTCTCTCTGGAGATGCAGAACAGAGCCAGCAGgcagtgtcatttttttccaaactgacCTCTTCTTCTGGGGGGCGGCAGAGACAGGCCAGGCGGCGGACCCATCAGCATCATCAGGGAGCTCTTGGCAGGCTGGTAGTGTCCCGCATTGCCCACAGCTGCCACAGGCTGCTGGCTGATTTCCTGTGCCCTTGGTgcctgtcctgtgttgccatggtGGTGGACCTCATTGTCATGGCTGCTCACCgttgtggggagggggtggaggctGCTGGGCTGGTGCTCTGCAACTCTTGCTCCCAGTTGCTTTGCAAAGCCACGGATCTACCAGCTATGAAGGCAGAGGCCAGTCATTTTTTGCAGTGCATGAGCTGTGCAGTACTTGCCCTGACAGCGTGGACGGTGGGAGCGGCAACGTGGGGCTACAGGCTGGGTCTTTCCTGTCTGCGTGTTTTCCACATGACTGTGCTCCTGGGCTCTGTGTGGTTGAGTGGCTTTCTTGGGAAGCTGGGTGGAGAGCGAGGCCGCCAGTGGTGGGCTTCACTTTGGCACTCAAGGGTTTTCGGATGGGTCACTGTGATGTGGGAAAAAGCCCGAAGTGGCAGCCAGGAATCTCCTTCTACTCCAAAGCCTCTGAGTGAGGCAGGAAGAGTTTATGCTGGACAGGAGCTGGAAAGACTGCTCACTTTGGCACACATTCCCGAGGATGAGCTGGATCCTTTCGCTGTACTTGGAGTGGAGGCAGATGCCAGTGACCCTGAGTTGAAGAGAGCCTACAGGCAACTAGCTGTTCTT GTTCATCCAGACAAGAACAAGCACCCCAGTGCTGGAGATGCATTTAAGGTCTTAAGAGCTGCTTGGGACATAGTTAGTAACCCAGAGACACGCAGGGAATATCAGAT GCGACGCATGGCAGAGTCGGAGCTCTCCAAGTCCATGAATGAGTTCCTTGCCAAGCTGCAGGAGGACTTGAAGGAGGCCATGAACACCATGATGTGCACTCGATGTGAGGGCAAACACAG GAGGTTTGAAATGGAGCGGgaccccagccaggcccgattCTGTGCCGAGTGCAACACGCACCACAGCGCGGAGGAAGGTGATTTCTGGGCTGAATCCAGCATGTTGGGTCTTCGCATCACCTACTTTGCCCTCATAGATGGAAAGGTGTATGACATCACAG AGTGGGCTGGTTGCCAGCGCATTGGGATCTCTCCTGACTCCCACCGTGTGCCCTACCACATTTCCTTTGGTtccaagaacagcagcagcgccACACGCCACAA GGACCTGTCTGAATCTCCTCCTGGCCCAGCTTCTCCAGCTGACCTGCAGGACTTCTTTAATCGCATCTTTCAAGGGACACCTTCTAACGGTATGGGGGCCAGTGGGGGCTTTTTTTCCAACACACCACCACCCCACCAGCCCCATGGTCCAGCTGCCACTGCGGGGAGCTCTTTTACGACCCCTCCTTCACAAACAGGCTCCTTCGGCCCTGGCGGGCCACGGTCTGAAGGTGCCAAGGCCACTCGTAGAAGGAAGAAGGTGCGCAGGCCCTTCCAGAGGTGA